One stretch of Croceibacterium atlanticum DNA includes these proteins:
- a CDS encoding DegT/DnrJ/EryC1/StrS family aminotransferase has translation MNLSSTTIANAPAEQMSLSSRWPFHDRDEIEAVMDVLASGRTNSLVHGDQTKAFEEEFARFVGADHAIAVANGTLALELALKALGIGPGDEVIVPARSFFATAACVVAAGAEPVFADVDPVSQNICPQSVERMISAKTRAVICVHLAGWPCDMDALLDLCNRHGLFLVEDCAQAHGASIGGRLAGSIGHAAAFSFCTDKIMSTGGEGGMFVTSDRDIFLKAWAYKDHGKSYQKVNSGGGGSAFRYIHDSFGSNFRMTEMQSAIGRAQLAKLPDWLARRRANAELLNGILAGHPLVAVPQPPADTVHAWYKYNITIDLDGLQDKSSVNEIVDELRSHGITCGTGTCPDMSREDAFTDREVRTDQGLPNAHKVGKANLMLAIDHMFDQKQIQEIGALVRTAIT, from the coding sequence GTGAACCTGTCATCCACCACCATTGCGAATGCGCCGGCTGAACAGATGAGCCTTTCTTCCCGCTGGCCGTTCCATGATCGGGACGAGATCGAAGCGGTCATGGACGTGCTGGCCAGCGGGCGGACCAATTCGCTGGTCCATGGCGACCAGACCAAGGCTTTCGAGGAAGAATTCGCCCGTTTCGTCGGCGCGGACCATGCGATAGCCGTAGCGAATGGAACGCTGGCGCTGGAACTGGCGCTGAAGGCCCTGGGGATCGGCCCCGGTGACGAAGTGATCGTGCCGGCGCGCAGTTTCTTCGCCACGGCGGCCTGCGTGGTTGCCGCCGGGGCGGAACCGGTCTTCGCCGATGTCGATCCGGTAAGCCAGAATATCTGCCCGCAATCGGTGGAACGCATGATTTCGGCCAAGACCAGGGCCGTGATCTGCGTGCATCTGGCCGGCTGGCCGTGCGACATGGATGCGCTGCTGGACCTGTGCAATCGGCACGGCCTGTTCCTGGTGGAAGATTGCGCCCAGGCGCATGGTGCATCCATCGGCGGCCGTCTTGCAGGAAGCATCGGCCATGCGGCGGCCTTTTCGTTCTGCACCGACAAGATCATGTCGACAGGCGGCGAAGGCGGGATGTTCGTCACCTCCGACCGGGATATTTTCCTGAAGGCATGGGCCTACAAGGATCACGGGAAGAGCTATCAGAAGGTCAATTCAGGCGGAGGCGGCAGCGCGTTCCGTTACATCCATGACAGTTTCGGCAGCAATTTCCGGATGACGGAGATGCAGTCTGCCATCGGCCGTGCGCAATTGGCCAAACTGCCGGACTGGCTTGCCCGGCGCCGCGCCAATGCCGAATTGCTGAACGGGATATTGGCCGGCCACCCGCTGGTTGCCGTGCCGCAGCCGCCGGCCGATACGGTCCATGCCTGGTACAAATACAATATCACGATCGATCTTGACGGCTTGCAGGACAAGAGCAGCGTCAACGAGATCGTGGACGAGCTGCGCTCTCACGGAATTACATGCGGTACGGGCACCTGCCCGGATATGAGCCGCGAAGACGCTTTCACCGACCGCGAAGTCAGAACTGATCAAGGCTTGCCAAATGCCCACAAGGTGGGAAAAGCAAATCTAATGCTCGCAATCGACCACATGTTCGATCAAAAGCAGATTCAGGAAATCGGGGCGCTAGTAAGAACTGCCATCACTTGA
- a CDS encoding polysaccharide biosynthesis protein, with amino-acid sequence MQDMLRTAKLSEGRQFAAANEQDGAEMATDSAVSEAPAAERAPKRTLLMKLSYWAHHLLARFGDRRIGRLAIVTGLDLFAVAVTLQMMMSLGNIVLVGTTFDRLLFVIQFSVIVTVIFWLTGLYHQSWRFIRFSDCIHMGKAVVVGLVVAWLASVATMPLRWDGGVAEMVTMPIQHISLLVVVMGSMRIARRQLREMRRSQSAASVGGVGTQPKQRAIIVASPDWATSVIDLIRGDPESDLEIVGILLSEDSDIVGRLAGVPVLGGEGMLASAVAVLEERGKAPDRLILCDNGMSSPGSRSKILERAKKLDLEISRVSVSWGQLLRSGTNGKIETLTTKELLGRPEFSMAGQVVNDCVRGKRVLVTGAGGTIGGELVRQLAQFGPAEITLLDHAEHDLYKIDLEMRQTHPALPVRQAICSIRDKNELRAVFEKAKPEFVFHSAALKHVPIVEENPCAGVHTNVIGTRNVADLVCEFDVKAMVQVSTDKAVNPVGVMGASKRVGEIYCQALDLCGVDDPDAPRFITVRFGNVLGSSGSIVPLFKQQLEKGGPLTVTHPDITRYFMTVREAVQLILQSSAQALKKNTARGNIYVLDMGEPVRIYDLAAQMIRLAGYEPDVDVNIDIVGLRPGEKLYEELFDTCEEQAESQIPGIFEARSRAIPLPLMSQAIARLERLIQDGDDAEIRRVLHNLVRIPSGTADEKLPFGDFGELMADYARGNFAVVSSKAPNASSIG; translated from the coding sequence ATGCAGGATATGCTTCGCACCGCGAAACTTTCGGAAGGCAGGCAGTTCGCCGCCGCCAATGAACAGGACGGTGCCGAAATGGCAACGGACAGTGCCGTGTCGGAAGCACCGGCCGCCGAACGCGCGCCGAAGCGCACGCTGCTGATGAAACTGTCCTATTGGGCGCATCATCTGCTCGCCCGTTTCGGCGATCGGCGCATCGGGCGCCTGGCGATTGTCACCGGGCTGGATCTGTTTGCAGTGGCCGTGACCCTGCAGATGATGATGTCGCTCGGCAATATCGTGCTGGTCGGCACCACATTCGACCGGCTGCTGTTCGTCATCCAGTTCAGCGTGATCGTGACGGTGATCTTCTGGCTGACGGGTCTTTACCACCAGAGCTGGCGTTTCATCCGTTTCAGCGATTGTATCCATATGGGCAAGGCCGTGGTCGTCGGACTGGTCGTGGCCTGGCTGGCTTCGGTGGCCACGATGCCGCTGCGCTGGGATGGCGGGGTCGCCGAAATGGTCACCATGCCGATCCAGCATATCTCTCTGCTGGTCGTGGTAATGGGCAGTATGCGCATTGCGCGCCGCCAATTGCGGGAAATGCGCCGCAGCCAGTCGGCCGCGTCCGTTGGCGGGGTCGGCACCCAGCCGAAACAGCGTGCGATCATCGTCGCTTCGCCGGACTGGGCAACCTCTGTCATCGATCTGATCCGCGGCGATCCTGAATCCGATCTCGAAATCGTCGGTATCCTCCTGTCGGAAGACAGCGACATTGTCGGCCGGCTGGCGGGCGTGCCTGTGCTCGGCGGAGAAGGGATGCTGGCCAGCGCGGTTGCCGTGCTGGAAGAACGGGGCAAGGCGCCGGACCGCCTGATCCTGTGCGATAATGGCATGTCCTCTCCCGGCAGCCGTTCCAAGATATTGGAACGGGCCAAGAAGCTCGATCTCGAAATCAGCCGCGTTTCCGTGTCCTGGGGCCAGCTCCTGCGGTCTGGCACCAATGGCAAGATCGAAACGCTGACGACGAAAGAGCTGCTCGGCCGTCCCGAATTTTCCATGGCCGGTCAGGTCGTGAATGACTGCGTGCGCGGCAAGCGCGTGCTGGTGACCGGCGCGGGCGGCACGATTGGCGGCGAACTGGTGCGCCAGCTGGCGCAATTCGGCCCGGCAGAGATCACCCTGCTCGATCACGCGGAACACGATCTTTACAAGATCGACCTGGAAATGCGGCAGACGCATCCTGCTTTGCCGGTGCGGCAGGCGATCTGTTCGATCCGTGACAAGAACGAACTGCGCGCCGTGTTTGAAAAGGCCAAGCCGGAATTCGTTTTCCATTCCGCCGCTCTCAAACATGTGCCGATCGTGGAGGAAAATCCCTGCGCCGGCGTGCACACCAATGTCATCGGCACGCGCAATGTCGCCGATCTGGTCTGCGAATTCGACGTGAAGGCGATGGTCCAGGTTTCCACCGACAAGGCGGTGAACCCGGTTGGCGTGATGGGCGCGAGCAAGCGTGTCGGCGAAATCTACTGCCAGGCTCTCGACCTGTGCGGCGTGGATGATCCCGATGCGCCGCGCTTCATCACCGTTCGTTTCGGCAATGTGCTGGGTTCCAGCGGTTCCATCGTGCCCCTGTTCAAGCAGCAGCTTGAAAAGGGTGGCCCGCTGACCGTGACCCACCCGGACATCACCCGATACTTCATGACGGTGCGCGAAGCGGTTCAGCTGATCCTGCAGAGCAGTGCGCAGGCGCTGAAGAAGAATACGGCGCGCGGCAATATCTATGTGCTCGACATGGGAGAGCCGGTGCGGATCTACGATCTGGCTGCGCAGATGATCCGTCTTGCCGGCTATGAACCCGATGTCGATGTCAATATCGACATTGTCGGCCTGCGCCCGGGCGAGAAACTGTATGAAGAATTGTTCGACACTTGCGAGGAGCAGGCGGAGTCGCAGATCCCCGGCATTTTCGAAGCCCGGTCCCGTGCCATTCCCCTTCCGCTGATGAGCCAGGCGATCGCCCGGCTGGAACGGCTGATACAGGATGGTGACGATGCGGAAATCCGCCGGGTGCTGCACAATCTGGTGCGCATCCCCAGTGGCACTGCCGACGAAAAACTGCCCTTCGGCGATTTCGGAGAGCTGATGGCCGACTATGCCCGCGGGAATTTTGCCGTGGTTTCATCCAAGGCGCCCAACGCCTCTTCGATCGGTTAA
- a CDS encoding glycosyltransferase family 4 protein, which produces MKILVHSSLAYSLVNFRGALLAALVAEGHDVIATAPDRDDDIEAKLAAMDVKFEQIPMARASLSPFKDLQTLWAYVRMMRRHKPDVVISYTQKPIIYGGLATRLAGKARYYVIMSGLGFIFSEASDARTGLRKLVSRMYREAIRKARTVFVFNSDDRSEMLRHGIVSGEQRVVQVPGSGVDTRRFLARPIRQDPPVVLMIARLMRDKGVKEFVEAAKIVKQRIPAARFQILGRLEEDNPTGISKDELAQWCSEGVIELLPETRDVRPYLEEATIFSLPSYYREGLPRTILEALSSGRPVVTTDLPGCRDAINHRQNGLLVPPRDPQALADAVLEMLADPARLEAMSVAARDLAERKYDVRRVNEALIDVMCLKASAPAETSAATQTITPAAEGLKVSANA; this is translated from the coding sequence GTGAAAATCCTCGTCCATTCCAGCCTCGCCTATTCGCTCGTCAATTTCCGCGGCGCGCTGCTCGCCGCGCTTGTGGCCGAAGGCCACGATGTGATCGCGACCGCGCCTGACCGTGATGACGATATCGAGGCGAAGCTCGCCGCGATGGACGTGAAATTCGAACAGATCCCGATGGCGCGCGCTTCGCTCAGCCCGTTCAAGGATCTGCAGACGCTATGGGCCTATGTCCGGATGATGCGCCGGCACAAGCCCGATGTCGTCATCTCCTACACGCAAAAGCCCATCATTTACGGCGGCCTGGCAACGCGTTTGGCCGGAAAAGCGCGCTATTACGTCATCATGAGCGGCCTCGGCTTCATCTTCAGCGAAGCATCGGACGCCCGCACCGGGCTGCGCAAACTGGTCAGCCGGATGTATCGCGAGGCGATCCGCAAGGCGCGGACCGTGTTCGTCTTCAATTCCGACGATCGGAGCGAGATGCTGCGTCACGGCATCGTCAGCGGTGAACAGCGCGTCGTCCAGGTGCCCGGATCGGGCGTGGATACACGCCGCTTCCTGGCCCGGCCGATCAGGCAGGATCCGCCAGTCGTGCTGATGATCGCGCGGCTCATGCGCGACAAGGGCGTGAAGGAATTTGTCGAAGCGGCCAAGATCGTGAAACAGCGTATTCCCGCCGCGCGATTCCAGATTCTGGGCCGGCTGGAAGAGGATAATCCGACCGGAATTTCCAAGGATGAGCTGGCGCAGTGGTGCTCGGAAGGGGTAATCGAATTGCTCCCCGAAACGCGCGACGTGCGCCCTTATCTGGAGGAGGCGACGATCTTCTCCCTGCCATCCTATTACCGGGAAGGCCTGCCCCGCACGATTCTCGAAGCCTTGTCCAGCGGCCGCCCTGTCGTGACGACGGACCTGCCGGGTTGCCGCGATGCCATCAATCACAGGCAGAATGGCCTGCTGGTCCCCCCGCGCGATCCTCAGGCGCTGGCCGATGCCGTGCTTGAAATGCTCGCCGATCCCGCAAGGCTGGAGGCCATGTCCGTGGCCGCGCGCGATCTGGCGGAACGCAAATATGACGTGCGCCGCGTGAACGAGGCGCTGATCGACGTGATGTGCCTGAAAGCCAGTGCACCTGCGGAAACCTCCGCCGCAACGCAAACCATCACCCCGGCTGCGGAAGGGCTGAAGGTCAGCGCCAATGCCTGA
- a CDS encoding methionyl-tRNA formyltransferase: MPDIVVVGAVESTRIAVEAAYRSEGWTVRAVVTLPPERSARHSDYVDLSPLCREIGAQIIHAPRINDPATLDEIRVTKPDLILVVGWSQICDGEFLSICPGRVLGYHPAPLPRLRGRAAIPWTILLREPISAGTLFWIDEGTDSGPVMGQRFFHVANDETAQSLYDKHMDALAPMISDTLSRIARGETEGAAQDDRYATYAARRTQKDGLIDWRQPVDEIDCLVRAVGRPYPGAFTMRGEDRIVIWQAEPLRDFAHQASTPGQIVAISDTEFSVRTPDGILRVTEWELESGDPLRNHQQLG; encoded by the coding sequence ATGCCTGATATCGTCGTGGTCGGTGCTGTCGAAAGCACCCGCATCGCCGTTGAGGCCGCATATCGCAGCGAAGGCTGGACGGTCAGGGCAGTAGTGACCCTGCCGCCCGAACGATCCGCACGCCATTCCGATTATGTCGATCTTTCCCCCCTCTGTCGGGAGATCGGCGCGCAGATCATTCACGCGCCGCGCATCAACGATCCGGCGACGCTGGATGAGATCCGGGTGACGAAGCCGGACCTTATCCTGGTGGTCGGCTGGTCCCAGATCTGTGACGGGGAATTCCTGTCCATCTGCCCGGGGCGCGTGCTCGGCTATCACCCGGCGCCGCTTCCGCGCCTGCGCGGCAGGGCGGCAATTCCGTGGACGATCCTGCTGCGCGAACCGATTTCCGCCGGGACATTGTTCTGGATCGATGAAGGGACTGACAGCGGCCCGGTCATGGGCCAGCGCTTCTTCCATGTGGCCAATGATGAAACGGCGCAGTCGCTTTACGACAAGCACATGGACGCGCTGGCACCGATGATCAGCGACACGCTTTCCCGGATCGCCCGTGGCGAAACCGAAGGCGCGGCGCAGGATGATCGTTACGCGACATATGCTGCGCGACGCACGCAGAAGGATGGCCTCATCGACTGGCGCCAGCCGGTTGATGAGATTGACTGCCTGGTTCGGGCCGTGGGCCGCCCATATCCCGGCGCGTTCACCATGCGGGGCGAGGACCGGATCGTTATCTGGCAGGCAGAACCCCTGCGGGACTTCGCCCATCAGGCAAGCACGCCCGGACAGATCGTGGCCATTTCGGACACGGAATTCTCCGTCCGCACGCCCGACGGCATTCTGCGCGTGACCGAATGGGAACTGGAAAGCGGCGACCCCCTGCGCAATCACCAGCAACTGGGCTGA
- a CDS encoding UDP-glucose dehydrogenase family protein: MKIAMVGSGYVGLVSGACLAGFGHEVVCIDKDSAKIEKLENGIMPIYEPGLADLVAENVAAGRLSFSRDLPSAIQGASAIFIAVGTPSRRGDGHADLSFVYAVAEEVGRNLKEPAVIVDKSTVPVGTGDEVARILSLSGAPEGTSVVSNPEFLREGAAIGDFKQPDRIVIGAEDDFGREVMAEVYRPLTRNQTAILFTSRRSAEVIKYAGNAFLATKITFINEMADLCEKVGGNVQDVARGIGLDNRIGPKFLHAGPGYGGSCFPKDTLALLKTAEDYESPLRIVEAVVKVNETRKRAMGRKIIEALGGQARGKRVAMLGLTFKPNTDDMRDSPAIAIAQTLADAGAEIVAYDPEGMEEARALLPEVTMAGGAYEAIEGADAIALVTEWDAFRALDLDRVKQLATAPIFVDMRNVYNPDQMKAAGFTYISVGRDSVCQDAASPRPEPAIA, encoded by the coding sequence ATGAAGATCGCCATGGTGGGCTCTGGATATGTCGGCCTGGTGTCAGGCGCTTGCCTGGCCGGTTTCGGCCATGAAGTAGTCTGCATCGACAAGGACAGCGCCAAGATTGAAAAGCTCGAAAATGGCATCATGCCGATTTACGAGCCCGGCCTTGCCGATCTGGTTGCCGAAAATGTGGCAGCGGGCCGCCTCAGCTTTTCCCGCGATCTGCCCAGTGCCATACAAGGTGCCAGCGCGATCTTCATTGCCGTTGGCACACCTTCGCGCCGCGGTGATGGCCATGCAGATCTTTCATTCGTCTATGCGGTTGCCGAAGAAGTGGGCCGCAATCTGAAAGAACCGGCAGTGATCGTCGACAAGTCGACCGTTCCTGTCGGCACGGGCGATGAAGTGGCCCGGATCCTTTCGCTTTCCGGCGCCCCCGAAGGCACATCGGTCGTGTCGAACCCCGAATTCCTGCGCGAAGGCGCGGCCATTGGCGATTTCAAGCAGCCCGATCGCATCGTGATCGGGGCGGAGGACGATTTTGGCCGCGAAGTGATGGCCGAAGTCTATCGCCCGCTCACCCGCAATCAGACCGCCATTCTGTTCACCAGCCGCCGTTCGGCTGAAGTGATCAAATATGCCGGCAATGCCTTTCTCGCGACGAAGATCACATTCATTAATGAAATGGCTGATCTGTGCGAAAAGGTCGGCGGCAATGTGCAGGATGTCGCGCGCGGGATCGGTCTCGATAATCGTATCGGGCCGAAATTCCTTCATGCAGGCCCTGGCTATGGCGGTTCCTGCTTCCCCAAGGATACGCTGGCCCTGCTCAAGACTGCCGAGGATTATGAAAGCCCGCTGCGCATTGTAGAAGCGGTGGTGAAAGTGAACGAGACGCGCAAACGCGCGATGGGACGCAAGATCATAGAAGCGCTGGGCGGACAGGCGCGCGGCAAGCGCGTGGCCATGCTCGGCCTCACCTTCAAGCCCAATACCGATGACATGCGGGATTCCCCGGCCATCGCGATTGCGCAGACCCTTGCCGATGCAGGCGCAGAAATTGTGGCCTACGATCCGGAAGGCATGGAAGAAGCGCGCGCGCTGCTCCCCGAAGTGACCATGGCAGGCGGTGCCTATGAAGCGATCGAAGGCGCCGATGCGATTGCGCTGGTGACGGAATGGGATGCCTTCCGGGCGCTGGATCTGGACCGTGTGAAGCAGCTCGCCACGGCGCCGATCTTTGTGGACATGCGCAATGTCTATAATCCGGACCAGATGAAGGCGGCCGGTTTCACCTATATCAGCGTGGGCCGGGATAGCGTCTGCCAGGATGCCGCTTCGCCCCGGCCGGAACCTGCGATCGCCTGA
- a CDS encoding LuxR C-terminal-related transcriptional regulator yields MSKVHVALLGRNALVREGLRHILSRESFEVVESADNPAELMHPAPEGSDDTLIVLVDQSAQKYEDDEVFAIRNENENARFVFLTEQLNLEYMTQAFRLGAHGFILKSVGCESLLGSLRLVALGEKVLPGALAEKLPSISSASSVMVSKESSLDTPLSDRETEILSCLVIGLPNKLIARRLDLSEATVKVHVKGILRKLGVQNRTQAAIYALNNGFDSTFRTSSQDYSPVVHGDMDGVGAMNEHQMA; encoded by the coding sequence ATGTCCAAGGTCCATGTTGCACTGCTAGGCAGGAACGCTCTCGTGCGTGAAGGTTTGCGCCATATTCTCTCCCGGGAGTCGTTTGAAGTTGTTGAATCTGCTGACAATCCGGCAGAACTCATGCATCCCGCCCCGGAAGGTTCGGATGACACGCTGATCGTCCTGGTGGACCAGAGTGCCCAAAAGTATGAAGACGATGAAGTTTTCGCAATTCGCAATGAAAACGAAAATGCGCGTTTCGTTTTCCTTACGGAACAGCTGAACCTGGAATATATGACCCAGGCTTTCCGGCTTGGCGCGCATGGCTTCATCCTCAAGAGTGTCGGCTGTGAAAGCCTGCTGGGATCGCTGCGGCTGGTCGCCCTGGGCGAAAAGGTTCTGCCCGGCGCCCTGGCCGAAAAACTGCCGAGCATTTCCAGCGCAAGTTCGGTCATGGTGTCGAAGGAAAGTTCACTGGATACGCCGCTGTCCGATCGGGAAACCGAAATTCTCAGCTGCCTGGTCATCGGCCTGCCCAACAAGCTGATCGCCCGCCGGCTGGATCTCAGCGAGGCAACGGTGAAGGTCCATGTGAAGGGCATCTTGCGCAAGCTTGGCGTCCAGAACCGTACGCAGGCGGCGATCTACGCCCTGAATAACGGCTTCGACAGCACTTTCCGCACCAGCAGCCAGGATTATTCCCCTGTCGTCCATGGGGATATGGATGGCGTCGGCGCCATGAACGAACACCAGATGGCCTGA
- a CDS encoding sugar transferase, which yields MLLQRLIALVGFVVLLPVMTITAVAVLLTLGRPVFFIQERSGRLQQNFKLIKFRTMRNNRDAKGELLPDEARTSAFGAFLRKTRLDELPGFINVMKGDMALVGPRPLLPETVSAMGHDGAIRASVRPGMTGWAQVNGNTLLSNDEKCACDVWYVENRNWKLDTQILFRTLHVVLFGEKRSS from the coding sequence ATGCTGCTTCAACGGCTGATTGCACTTGTCGGCTTCGTGGTCCTGCTGCCCGTGATGACAATCACGGCAGTGGCGGTCCTCCTCACGCTCGGCAGGCCAGTCTTCTTCATTCAGGAGAGGTCGGGCCGGTTACAGCAGAATTTCAAACTCATTAAATTTCGCACCATGCGCAATAATCGCGATGCGAAAGGCGAATTGCTTCCCGACGAGGCGCGTACTTCGGCCTTCGGGGCCTTCCTCAGGAAGACGCGGCTCGACGAATTGCCCGGCTTTATCAACGTCATGAAGGGAGACATGGCGCTGGTGGGCCCGCGGCCCCTATTGCCGGAAACAGTTTCCGCCATGGGGCATGACGGCGCAATCCGTGCCAGCGTGCGTCCCGGCATGACGGGATGGGCGCAGGTCAATGGCAACACATTGCTTTCCAATGACGAAAAATGCGCCTGCGATGTATGGTATGTCGAAAACAGGAACTGGAAACTGGACACGCAAATCCTCTTCAGGACTCTGCATGTTGTCCTTTTCGGTGAAAAACGCAGTTCCTGA
- a CDS encoding helix-turn-helix domain-containing protein codes for MTKGLIGALEQAGDRAAPRRRLQLEVSGSSNGGGIDRAVIHNISMTGLLLETGVSLKNGDEIQVDLPEGGSTTAIIVWASGNFYGCKFQEAISPAVLSAVQLRSTAGQGTEESAPSDPAPGPVEAFHDRLTRLRKERKLSRAELAKRSEVSEPSIWAWEIGKRQPRRRNIRSLAAALDISERELLLGGDAGPAPKPDSAEGRAIELGGEPVPATSLSELIASSKKKIAALAGTTSDKVRIVIEM; via the coding sequence GTGACAAAGGGTCTGATTGGAGCGCTCGAGCAAGCCGGTGATCGCGCGGCACCGCGCCGCCGCCTGCAGCTGGAGGTAAGCGGCAGCAGCAATGGCGGCGGTATCGATCGTGCCGTGATTCACAATATTTCCATGACCGGCCTCCTGCTGGAAACCGGGGTGTCGCTCAAGAATGGCGATGAAATCCAGGTCGATCTGCCCGAAGGCGGCAGTACGACTGCGATCATCGTCTGGGCCAGCGGGAATTTTTATGGCTGCAAGTTTCAGGAAGCGATTTCGCCAGCTGTGCTGAGCGCTGTGCAATTGCGCAGCACGGCGGGACAGGGGACCGAGGAGAGCGCGCCATCCGATCCGGCGCCCGGCCCGGTGGAGGCATTCCACGATCGCCTGACGCGCCTGCGCAAGGAACGCAAGCTCAGCCGCGCCGAACTGGCCAAGAGGTCCGAAGTCAGCGAACCGAGCATATGGGCCTGGGAGATCGGCAAGCGCCAGCCGCGGCGCCGCAATATCAGGTCGCTGGCCGCGGCGCTCGATATATCCGAACGCGAATTGCTGCTGGGTGGCGATGCGGGGCCAGCTCCCAAGCCGGACAGCGCTGAAGGCCGTGCAATCGAACTGGGCGGAGAGCCTGTGCCCGCCACTTCGCTGTCCGAACTGATCGCATCGAGCAAGAAGAAGATCGCCGCCCTTGCCGGGACGACGAGCGACAAGGTGCGCATAGTCATCGAGATGTGA